GCAATAACTTATTACCTTTGGACGGCCATCCAGTCTCCGTCACGACCACCGGAATATCATCAAACTTCATCGCCGACATCGCAGCAAAAACCGCATCAATCTGAGCATCAAACAGACTAAAATAACGTAACCCGTTACCACCATCAACCACCCCAGGGTTCTCACGAAAAAGCGCATAATCAAGAGATATGACGTCAGCATTTGACTCATAAGCAAAAAACGGGTACGCATTCACCATCAGGTAAGACCCGGTTTGACGCAAAAAATTAAACATCGGTTTAAAAACCGGTTCAATCAGCTCCGGTCTAAACGAACCGGCTGAGGACGGGTAAGAATTCTGTAACGCACTTAACGCAACGGGAGATGATATTTTAATAACGGAATGTAGGTTAAATTTAACCAAGGCTTGATGGATATTTTTCATAGCGGGTACTAAATACCCGGTTGTGTTTTTCGGGTCGACGAATACTTCGTTACCTACGGCTATTGATTCGATTTGAGTTTTGGGGTGGTATGGTAGAATGTTGTTTTGGACCCAATTAGTGGCGAATGATGGTTTTTTAGCGGCGGTTTTGAGGAGTTCGTTAGGGAGGTCTACTGTGACTTTGATGTCGGATCCGGATAGGGCGGTTAGGATTGTCGGGTCGGTGTCGTAGACTTTGACCCGGTTGATGTTTTGGGATTTTAGGAGGTGGATTACTTTTGTTGGTGATGGGAGGTTGCTTGCGACCCGGCCGTAGTTCACACCGATCGAACCACATTCTGCAAATGTTAAAAAACCTGCAAGTGTGAAGATGGTGAGAAGGGTGATGGAGAGGAAGAGGGGTGAATGTGAGGCCATTTTGTTGCTGGGGGAATGGAGTGAAAGGGGGTGGTGGTTTTAGAGGGGTTAAAGATGTTGGGTTTTGTGTTTTCGGGTCGGGTTATTTAAAGGGAGGTTATGATgggtttattattattaataatgaATCTTGTGGTTTCGGTTGGATCATGTAGTGAATGTCATGGTTAAATTAAGGAAAAGATTTATGGAAGGAAGATGTTCACATGGTTTGCATTTCGACTGTGAGGAAGATATGTGATGATTAGTAAAATCCAAGATTGGTATGGGgtgatctttcatgtttaatttgGATTTGAGACTTGTGTCTGTATGTTACATTTCTGATATACCTACTCATATATTATACAACTAGGTTTAAAActcgcattatacggaaatagaAATTATTAAAATGAATATTACTGTAAAACGATATTTTGAAATAACATACAATTATAAGTATATACTTTATTGATTATAACTAGCTTAGAATCATGTGTTTTACATGAGTtgcataaatttaattttatataataagtAATATAGTTATATATCTTTAAAATACCTCATGTATTgcacgagttaaataaatataatataaatgattaacATACACAGTCCGTCAGTCAACATATGTATTTAAATGATGAATTTGATGGGCTATTTacttattaaaattttaatttattattttttatttattattatgttaGAAACGTGTGTATTACACATGGTAGTATCAATGAAATATAAGATGATTATTAATAAGCAGGAAAAAATATAAGAAATAATAGATAAATAAGAGAGATCCGTGAAGTTTGtgatttaatattattttcttattttataatcctattaaatattaaataatgataaattaaaaaattaactaaatttaatttaaatgaatataaaattttatatatttGCCTCAttcaacaaagaaaaaaaaaaagcctTTTTCTGTCTCCTACGGAGAAGGAGAAAATACaaattatatattattactaattcaaagtttgattaaaaaaattattatccttatctaaattatatttatataaattattgtttaatattattattttttattaggaAAAAGAAATTGAAAAATAAGATAAAGAAGTACCAGAGATTGACACGTGTTAAAAAATGATTTgtatttattagtataggaataTTATGTATAAGTATATACTTTAAGTAATATAGTAAAAATACATAATATGAAAATAGATAGTTAGGGTGAACGGGGCGCTTTGCGGGGAGGGGTTCGGTGAGGCGagtccccgagcgggaacaccgccgccgacccCTCGAGGAGTGTTTGCGGGAAGGGTGGCTCGGTGGGTGTTCACCGCACAaaaagagaggagagagagagaagatgctgagagagagagagagagagagagaagatgatGAGATGTAATTAAGAGAGGAGTgtcgccatcaaattgagggtgtggggGAAGTTAagggggagttgacgtggcgcgtgctgattgggtgtgggtaagagaggtcactccccccttagaggagtgccccttacacccttataaTGTATATACATATTATGTTGTATTGCTATTgttattttaattaaagttattaaattaagaaaaataaGAGAAGCACGAGAGAATTTTGGAGCTCACAAAAGTTAATACATGACGTAACAATTACTTGTTTATTAGGTATAGATTTCATGATTTACTCATAGAAAGTTGGTCATCGTATCCTAGTTTAATAGTCTCTCTCTAATATTTTTAGCAAATCCAAGCCTCAAGTTGCAAGTGCATATCTAAGGCCTTAACACTTGGAACAATACGTTAGTCCGcttagacaaaaaaaaaaaaaaaaaaaaacttccttTGACTAGGATTATCGAGAATGGGCTTCATCTCTTTATTCTTGCAAGTACCAATAATGATCACCAACAATAGACCCAATAATCACTTCGATACGTTGTCATTAAACTTGTAGACATGTGAAGTTGAACATATAAGGGGGACGGGCTACTTTCTCTTTTATTATACTAAATGCTTTGGCCTACACCTTAAAAGAGCATAATTACAAAAATGACAAATTGTGGTTGATGTTCAACATCCCCCTCGTAACTCAATGATAATTGTATGTATGTTTAACAATGATATATTTATGAGTAATTATTATCATTATCAATCATTTCACATGTAGTTTCAAAGAAAAGTTGAATCCTACACACAACAAAACATGCTCCTTAATTTATGGGCAGGGCTACGAAGTTCATACACATTGTGTGATGTTTAGGCACATATCTTGCGACATCTAGGCATGCTCCATGGCATTAGGGTACATCCCACAAACACCTTACATCAAACTATGACAATTGGATGCTTTCACCAAACATCCAACTCTAGCATGGTGCGAGTCCCAAAAACATCCGACTTCGAGCTCTACATTTTAACATGTTCCACAACAATCTAGGTACATCTAGCAACTTGTTTAAAGACTATCTACACCGCCTAATTCGCTCATTGTCACTAGACACGCACACGACACTTCACATGATTTGACTCTAATATTTTTAAAGAGAAGAAATTGTATCACAAAAAGACAAATATTTCCAACTAATTATTATATCATAGCTTGTTGTATGCAAGGGATTTAAGAACTTATGATTTAACTGGATGGCAATCTGGACCACATCAACAACCAGTGTCTCAAACCCCTCAACTTTGTTGGTAAATTGCAAAATTAGCGTAATAATTTATTTTTTCTTTCTCCGTTTTATGTATCGGTTACCCTTGAGCAAATATTATGATACCCCTAGGTCCAGGATAAatttttgggatacccctgaatttttTCTTTTAGATCCGTTACTGTCTAGAACTTATGATCCGAAACAGCAAGGCATGTACAAGATCTCGCCTGGACCAAGAAGGAAAGTACCACTTTAACCAACCGAGGTACGACACAAAAGTATTAACATGCGTGAGAGACTATAGGCGGATACACATTCAATAAAACAACAACTTAAGAGAAACAAGAAGCTGTTTAATAGTATAACTTAGTCCAAACTGAATCATACTTGATTGAAGGACTTGTTAACAAGCATACCTATTAGATTCGAGCTCACATCAAGGCTCACATGAATCATACTGGATTGAAGGACTTATTAACAATAGCTATTCGATTCGAGCTCACATTAGGCTCACAAATACTTGAGCATTGCCACTTAGGCTTTGGTATAGTGGTCAAGAGGAATATCCTCTTGTGGAGAAACCAAGGTTCGAGCCTTGAATAGGTGATAAATGGTGTAATTTAGCGTAAGGTAATTATCTGCTAAAAAACATACTTAACCATTGGACCTAACCTAATCAAGATGAAGTAAGGGTTCACTTTTCTAGGTGGTGTAGCCAAATAGTACCAATGTGTAATGATGCTCTTTTTCAGTGCTAAGGGTTTAAGTCTCATTGTTGGCAAATAATGTACATTTATAAGTAGGTTTAGGGGTATCTGAGTTTAATGTAAAAAAAACACTTCCCTCCTTATCTTTCTAGTGCATTTCCAATGTTATTCTTATACACACAAATACACTACATGTTTTTTTATCGTTTACTTAAAAAAATCGAACTGCATTATCGTTCACTTAATTGACCACGGATGATTGTCTTTGACATCGGGTCGCTAAAGGCCTACCTTCGAGCGCGTTCCAAGCCTGGAATAGCAAAGGCTAACTCAAATCCATCATCAAAATCAACCAGGCACATCTAAGGCCTCAATAGTGATGTTATCTTTTACATTTATTAATTTACACTTTCTTATATGTTTTGCAAAATGTACAAACCGTGTCTTTCAATAATAAGTTAGGTATTTGTTTTTTACCACTGAAAACGTGGTACATAAATATGATTTATAGTTTTAACTTTATATATGTAACCGTGACGTTTGAACACAAGATGCTGATGCAGGAATACATCATAACACCTTCCAAGACTAGATCAACTAATGAGCAGATAGATACTACCAATGAAAAGGAGAAAAAGCTGGTGAGATGTACAACCATCAAAGAATGAAGGGTCATATATTATGTAAAAGAGTTGTTATTGTAACTAAAAAAGTGACTATTACTATAATCATATTTAAAATAAATTGTTCAATATTTACATATCAAAAATAAAATGATACGAAACAGCATTCCCTCGGTGGGAAGAACAACAGATGAAACCATCAGTATGAATGATTCCATCCGGTGTATTACAAAAATCTAGACTAAACCACTAGCTGCGCCAAACTAAAAGTTAAACCAGATAGGTTACCCAAACAGGCCGACGGACCGACGGTTCAGATTTGACGATTAAAAGaatttcatttttcaaaaccatttttttgCATACAAAAATTTAAAATGATAAATATGG
This is a stretch of genomic DNA from Helianthus annuus cultivar XRQ/B chromosome 16, HanXRQr2.0-SUNRISE, whole genome shotgun sequence. It encodes these proteins:
- the LOC110915394 gene encoding glucan endo-1,3-beta-glucosidase 12 — its product is MASHSPLFLSITLLTIFTLAGFLTFAECGSIGVNYGRVASNLPSPTKVIHLLKSQNINRVKVYDTDPTILTALSGSDIKVTVDLPNELLKTAAKKPSFATNWVQNNILPYHPKTQIESIAVGNEVFVDPKNTTGYLVPAMKNIHQALVKFNLHSVIKISSPVALSALQNSYPSSAGSFRPELIEPVFKPMFNFLRQTGSYLMVNAYPFFAYESNADVISLDYALFRENPGVVDGGNGLRYFSLFDAQIDAVFAAMSAMKFDDIPVVVTETGWPSKGEGNEIGASVENAAAYNGNLVKRILTGAGTPLRPNAKLTVFLFALFNENEKNGPESERNYGLFYPNGEKVYTVPFTVNDLKEYRDKQSPVVGSGRVKALDPVKGGGFGSGTWCVASDVGRERLQMALDYACGEGGADCRPIQPGATCFDPDTIEAHASFAFNSFYQKTGRAAGSCYFGGAARIVTQPPKYGKCEFPTGY